A region of Chitinophaga horti DNA encodes the following proteins:
- a CDS encoding TrmH family RNA methyltransferase: MTPERTERLTTALNNRQTNLTVVLENVEDPHNISAVMRTADSVGIQDIYVLTTLIPRHKNYGHRSSSSAKRWLTIHEFDNTEECIAALRKRYDRILTTHLSSDAISLYDIDFKESIALVFGSERFGVSEAMQKAADGNFLIPQLGIIRSLNISVACAVSIYEAMRQKKLAGHYDQSYMPKEQYDLLATDWGLNEA, encoded by the coding sequence ATGACACCAGAACGTACCGAAAGATTAACGACAGCTTTAAATAACAGACAAACAAACCTGACGGTAGTGCTGGAAAACGTGGAGGACCCGCACAACATTTCCGCCGTAATGCGTACGGCCGATTCAGTGGGCATACAGGACATTTACGTGCTTACCACGTTGATACCCAGGCATAAAAACTATGGTCATCGCAGCTCGTCCAGCGCTAAAAGGTGGCTCACGATACATGAATTTGACAATACGGAAGAGTGTATAGCCGCCCTGCGCAAACGGTACGACCGCATCCTCACCACGCACCTAAGTTCAGACGCCATCAGCCTGTATGATATTGATTTTAAGGAATCGATAGCGCTGGTGTTCGGCAGTGAACGTTTTGGCGTGAGTGAAGCCATGCAAAAGGCGGCCGATGGCAACTTCCTGATCCCACAGCTGGGCATCATCCGTTCCCTGAACATTTCGGTGGCCTGTGCGGTAAGCATCTACGAAGCCATGCGCCAGAAAAAACTGGCCGGCCACTACGACCAAAGCTACATGCCGAAAGAACAATACGACTTGCTGGCAACGGATTGGGGACTGAATGAAGCGTAA
- a CDS encoding Maf family protein, translating to MYSGKPVILASQSPRRKQLLEQAGIPFEVKVVETAETYPPNLPISSIPVHIARKKAEAVQPLCHEDDIIIAADTVVILNRTVIGKPKDRDDAVDILMSLEGQTHEVITGVVIKHKHGSREFFKITEVHFKPLLRSQIEYYVDNYKPYDKAGAYAIQEWIGAVGIDKINGCFYNVMGLPISNVVEELNRLPL from the coding sequence ATGTATTCAGGAAAGCCTGTTATCCTGGCTTCCCAGTCCCCGCGTCGTAAGCAGTTACTGGAGCAGGCCGGCATACCGTTCGAGGTGAAAGTTGTGGAAACCGCTGAAACGTATCCTCCCAATCTGCCCATATCTTCTATTCCCGTGCATATCGCCCGTAAAAAGGCCGAAGCAGTACAACCGCTCTGCCACGAAGATGATATCATCATTGCGGCCGATACCGTGGTGATCTTAAACCGTACGGTCATTGGCAAGCCCAAAGATCGCGACGATGCAGTCGACATCCTCATGTCGCTGGAAGGGCAAACGCATGAAGTGATTACCGGCGTGGTGATCAAACACAAACATGGCAGCCGTGAGTTTTTCAAAATTACGGAAGTACACTTCAAGCCTTTATTGCGTTCGCAGATCGAATACTATGTAGATAATTATAAACCCTACGATAAAGCAGGCGCCTACGCCATCCAGGAGTGGATCGGTGCGGTGGGGATCGATAAGATCAACGGCTGTTTTTATAATGTGATGGGGTTACCGATCAGCAATGTGGTGGAGGAGCTGAACAGGCTGCCTTTATAA
- a CDS encoding KdsC family phosphatase: MNVLELFKPVRTFVFDVDGVLTDGTVQLLPGGELSRKMNIKDGYALQLAVKMGYRVVIISGGKSESVISRLQGLGIKDIYTGVYDKKEQLEEYALLHDLRWEEMMFMGDDIPDYKPMKLVGLAACPADACPEIKSISRYISPLNGGHGCVRDVIEKVLKLNGHWIIDDSIASK, from the coding sequence ATGAACGTACTGGAACTTTTCAAGCCTGTTAGAACTTTTGTATTTGATGTGGATGGCGTGCTGACCGATGGCACCGTGCAACTGCTGCCCGGCGGTGAACTGTCCCGTAAAATGAACATTAAAGATGGTTACGCCCTGCAACTGGCTGTGAAGATGGGCTACCGTGTAGTGATCATCTCCGGCGGCAAGTCAGAAAGTGTGATCAGCAGGCTACAGGGGCTGGGTATCAAAGATATCTACACCGGCGTGTACGATAAAAAAGAGCAGCTGGAAGAGTATGCCCTGCTGCACGACCTTCGCTGGGAGGAAATGATGTTCATGGGGGACGATATTCCGGACTATAAGCCGATGAAGCTGGTCGGACTGGCCGCCTGTCCCGCCGACGCCTGCCCGGAAATCAAGAGCATATCCCGCTATATTTCCCCGCTCAACGGCGGCCATGGCTGCGTTCGTGACGTGATTGAAAAGGTGCTGAAACTCAACGGCCACTGGATCATCGACGACTCCATCGCCTCCAAATAA
- a CDS encoding geranylgeranylglycerol-phosphate geranylgeranyltransferase: MKLLAAFLRLIRYPNLIYIALTQFLLQYCVVAPVLRYNGSEPSLPLPHFIVLVLSTVIVAAAGYIINDYFDINIDIVNKPDKMVVDKIISRRWAMAWHTILNMTGVSMGFILAWNIGQIYLGFVQVLSSLLLWFYSTSFKRQVLIGNIVISFLTALSVVVVGFYERQIYESFEAILSPAGRKLIQIISVYAFFAFIISMVREVVKDLEDMIGDSKDGCRTIPIVWGVEPAKRLCYAMLLALQGLIILVEIRIGVIGWYWAIGYLLLFVQAPAFYILQLLRKAHLPEHYHRVSSLVKVLMLTGILSMIFFKLLL; the protein is encoded by the coding sequence ATGAAGCTACTGGCAGCATTTTTAAGACTGATCAGGTATCCGAACCTCATTTACATAGCGCTCACGCAATTCCTGCTGCAATACTGTGTAGTAGCCCCCGTGTTGCGTTACAATGGCAGCGAGCCTTCACTGCCCCTGCCGCACTTCATCGTACTCGTATTAAGTACCGTGATCGTGGCCGCTGCAGGTTACATCATCAACGATTACTTCGATATCAACATAGATATTGTAAACAAGCCCGACAAAATGGTGGTCGATAAGATCATCAGCCGCCGCTGGGCCATGGCCTGGCATACCATATTAAATATGACCGGCGTATCCATGGGCTTCATCCTTGCCTGGAACATCGGGCAGATTTACCTGGGCTTTGTGCAGGTACTTTCGTCGTTGTTACTTTGGTTTTATTCCACCTCGTTCAAGCGCCAGGTGCTGATCGGCAACATCGTTATCTCCTTCCTCACGGCGTTATCTGTGGTGGTGGTAGGCTTTTACGAACGTCAGATCTATGAGAGCTTCGAGGCCATCCTGTCGCCGGCAGGTCGTAAGCTGATACAGATCATCAGTGTGTACGCCTTCTTTGCTTTCATCATATCCATGGTGCGCGAAGTGGTGAAAGACCTGGAAGATATGATTGGCGACAGCAAAGACGGTTGCCGCACCATTCCTATCGTTTGGGGTGTGGAGCCGGCCAAACGTCTGTGTTATGCAATGTTACTGGCCCTGCAAGGGTTAATTATACTGGTGGAAATTCGTATTGGTGTGATAGGCTGGTATTGGGCGATCGGTTACCTGTTGTTATTCGTACAGGCGCCGGCGTTTTACATCCTGCAATTACTGCGTAAGGCGCATCTGCCGGAGCATTATCACCGCGTAAGCTCGCTGGTGAAGGTATTGATGCTTACGGGCATCTTATCCATGATCTTCTTTAAATTGTTATTGTAA
- a CDS encoding TlpA family protein disulfide reductase, translating into MSKICLITTTLLLCTCMAFSQRPIPSLKIDELEKLVQSGDTSYVLNLWATWCAPCIQEIPDFERQARELKDKPVKFIFVSLDMSDAYPRDIAAFAKRRRIRSSIVWLNEPNANSFAARIDPRWKGSIPCTIFINPKKGYRKFVEGQITKEELKKEVDALL; encoded by the coding sequence ATGAGCAAAATTTGCCTGATCACTACTACTTTACTGCTATGCACCTGCATGGCTTTTAGCCAAAGGCCGATTCCCAGCCTTAAAATAGACGAACTGGAAAAGCTGGTGCAATCCGGCGATACATCGTATGTGCTCAACCTCTGGGCCACCTGGTGTGCACCCTGCATACAGGAAATACCGGACTTTGAACGGCAGGCAAGGGAGCTGAAAGACAAACCCGTAAAGTTCATTTTCGTCAGCCTGGATATGAGCGACGCCTATCCCCGCGATATTGCCGCCTTTGCCAAACGCCGCAGGATACGCTCCTCCATCGTATGGCTGAACGAACCTAACGCCAACTCCTTCGCCGCCCGCATCGACCCGCGGTGGAAAGGCAGTATTCCCTGCACGATTTTCATCAACCCTAAGAAAGGTTATCGCAAATTTGTAGAGGGACAAATCACTAAAGAAGAATTGAAGAAAGAAGTTGATGCGCTGTTATAA